The region TATTGACCGTGCTTTCGCAGAACACGACCGGGATGTTGTGCTCCCGGACCCCGTCGATCACGGCCCGCACCTGCTGCGGTGTGCCGACCTGGTCCGCGTTCATCGGCCAAAGATACAGCTCCTTCATGCCGAAATCACGCGCCAGGTAACTGAAAGCGCCCTCGCAGGTAACCAGCCAGCGCCGGTCCTCGGGTATCTTCGCGATCTCCTCGCGCAGCGGTTCAATTGTCGCGCGCAGCTTGTCTTTGTAGATTTCGGCGTTCCTGGCATAGATCTCCGCGTTGTCGGGATCATGCTCGGAAAAAGCCTTCACGATATTGTCGATGTAGATCAGGGCGTTATCAAGCCCCATCCAGGCGTGGGGGTTCGGCTTGCCTTCATAGGAACCAGCGGCGATCGGGATCGGCTCAACGCCGTCCGTGAGCGTCACCGATGGGATGTCGCCCGTGTTGGAGAGAAATTGCTCGAACCAGAGCTCCAGGTTCATGCCGTTCCACAGGATCAGATCCGCATCGGAGGCCCGGACGATGTCCTGCGGCGTCGGCTCGTAGCCATGGATCTCCGCTCCGGGCTTGGTGATCGAAACCACTTCCGCGGCATCTCCGGCCACATTCTGCGCGATGTCCGCAATCACGGTGAAGGTCGTCGCCACCTTCATCTTCTCGCCGGCGAGAGAGCTTGTCGCAAGGCCTGCGCCAAACATCGCCAGGGAAGCCGTCAGGACCAGTTTTTTCAGCATCATCATTACCCTTATGGATTAAACTCCTGCAAGTGATATTGCAACTCATTCGCAATTGTCAAGCTAGTTGCAAATGAGTTGCAATATCAAAACCGGTCACATCAGCATCACGACCGGCAGGGAACGGCGAAACCGCCGAGCCCGTAGATCCGCTCGTACCGAAAAGCCGGTTTTTGCTGGAAAGAATTCGACTGAACAAAAGTTCCAAGGTCCGTTGTTCTGCCCGCGACCAACGGCTCGATATTTGCCGACTGCGTCGTCCCGACCGGTTTCGAGAGGGCCTATCGTTGCCCGAGCCGGGCCCTGTGGAAGGCCTCGAGATTGGCGGCATCGTCCGTCTGGTAAGGAAGCGCATAATACGGAGCGCCCGGGCGGAAACCGTGGTCGTAGCCGTAGAACGGAAAGGCAAATTCCCCGGTCCCGTAGTTGGCGGTCGTGTTGACCACGACGGCCTTTATTTCCCCGTCCTTGCCGGCGATCAGGTCGTCCACATAGCCGTAACCCGTGTTGTCGCTCAGCAAGGCGGTATCGCCGATGACGTCAGTGGCCTTCCAAAGCCGTGGACCGGCCAAAAGATCGCTGTCGATGACCTGCGTATTCTTGACTTCGTCCCTGCTCAGGAGGGATTTGTCTCCCAACGGGTCGTAGTCGCCAACACTGTCCTCTCTGACCGGAATCTCGATGTAATCGAACGCGGGTCCGACCTTAACCTCGTCCCACGGAACCGAAACGTGCGTGTCGCCGATATCCCAGAAGCCGCCGACTTCGGCGATCACGGCGACGATCCTGTTGCTCTCGCTGATGATGATATTCTCGATAGCACCGATTTCGTCGCCGTCCGGGCCGCGCACGTCGGTGTCGTGGAGCATGGCATCAACGCTCCA is a window of Roseibium salinum DNA encoding:
- a CDS encoding PRC-barrel domain-containing protein, which gives rise to MHISALTRALLVLGVSIGPAGHGWAQQEQNQGEQQQAGPPEVTDLEAWNYDDLYADGWSVDAMLHDTDVRGPDGDEIGAIENIIISESNRIVAVIAEVGGFWDIGDTHVSVPWDEVKVGPAFDYIEIPVREDSVGDYDPLGDKSLLSRDEVKNTQVIDSDLLAGPRLWKATDVIGDTALLSDNTGYGYVDDLIAGKDGEIKAVVVNTTANYGTGEFAFPFYGYDHGFRPGAPYYALPYQTDDAANLEAFHRARLGQR
- a CDS encoding metal ABC transporter substrate-binding protein, whose product is MMMLKKLVLTASLAMFGAGLATSSLAGEKMKVATTFTVIADIAQNVAGDAAEVVSITKPGAEIHGYEPTPQDIVRASDADLILWNGMNLELWFEQFLSNTGDIPSVTLTDGVEPIPIAAGSYEGKPNPHAWMGLDNALIYIDNIVKAFSEHDPDNAEIYARNAEIYKDKLRATIEPLREEIAKIPEDRRWLVTCEGAFSYLARDFGMKELYLWPMNADQVGTPQQVRAVIDGVREHNIPVVFCESTVNTAPAEQVARETGAKYGGVLYVDSLSEADGEVPTYLDLLQVTSSTVAEGLKAAKD